The Musa acuminata AAA Group cultivar baxijiao chromosome BXJ1-8, Cavendish_Baxijiao_AAA, whole genome shotgun sequence genomic sequence TAAAGGTAATTGAAGGTCATTTTTGCCTACTTATCATTAAATAGATGCAGGTTGAAAGCAATAAGGGGACCTTAAGGATTCTGTAAGCTGAGAATCACATTGAAGAATGGATATTGTTTCTTGTGAATGACATGGCAGTCAtgcaagtaaaaaaaaattaaaaacagaTATTGGTTCTTGATACATTATAGTACACTATAGTGGTCGTTGTGAAGCACAATGTGCACAACATATCTCAGTATTCTCTACTGCTGCAAACAGAAGGTTTGCTCATCAGTGGAAATTGCTAGTTTGTTCCTCCGATTATGTCACCATCATATTAATTGTTGGTTGACATTGTATATCAAAACCCCATTTGGTCAATTGTCTCTAAATAACTCATGAATTTATAATCCAAAATTTATTGATTATTCAGCATCTTTTACTCAGGAACCTAAAAAAATTACAATTACGTTTGACAGGAAGATATGTTTGCAGATTGTTTTCAAGTGTTCTGTACAGATTACCATAGTGGCTTTTGTTTAAGTTAATCACACgtttctatttatagagtttattgatttATGTTTAGTTGTTTTCGCTCATTATGTTAAAGTATGTTGGTGAACAGTGTGTTTTTGTGGCTGAAATATGAAATTCCATAATACTAACAACAAATAGAGTATAAATCCCAACCAATATTCCTTTTCTATTTACTAGAGCTTATAGTACTCCCAAATGACTGGTTTTGATTCACCAAAGCACCTTGTAACCTGAAGTAAGGACCAATCTGATTAAACACTAAAATGTATAAACTATGAATGAACTCATTAAAGGGCCACCTGATCTGAAAGAGTCTTATGGTTTGATGGATATTTTGGATAGTGTTGTAGAAGTTTATTTCAGTTCCGGAATATTGTTCTAGTTTTCACTAACTAGTAGTTTTTCACATATTAATATGTGCATATTGCATTTCCTTGttcgttttttatttttatttttattttttattgttgaCCTAGCAAATTGTCTTTATGTAATCATATAATCACCTGCTAAGCCCTGTTTCTCAACAATTATACTTTTAACTGTTCAGGTGTACACATCATCAACCTTGGTAAAACATGGGAGAAGCTTCAGCTAGCAGCTAGAGTCATAGTTGCCATCGAGAACCCTCAGGATATTATTGTCCAATCTGCAAGACCATACGGTCAGAGAGCTGTTTTGAAGTTTGCACAGTACACGGGTGCTCATCCTATTGCAGGGAGGCATACACCTGGTACCTTTACCAATCAGCTTCAAACATCTTTTAGTGAGCCTCGCCTTTTAATCCTTACTGATCCTAGGACCGACCACCAGGTTAGAAAATCTGTAAAAAAAATGAAGTTTTATATCTGAACAGATAGATTATTTAAAACATTGTTTGATCTTTTTACCAACAGCCTATCAAGGAATCTGCTCTTGGAAACATTCCAACAATTGCCTTCTGTGACACTGATTCTCCAATGCGATATGTTGATATTGGAATTCCAGCAAACAATAAAGGAAAACACAGTATTGGCTGCCTCTTTTGGTTGTTGTCAAGGATGGTTCTGCAGATGCGTGGCACCATCCCTCTTGGGCGTAAATGGGAAGTAATGGTAAGCTTACATAAGTTGTTCACCTCTAGTTTTCTTTTACTGGCCTTAGCAAGGCATGCATTGATGGATATGCCTTTATTCAGGGTTAAGAAAGTCTTAATACAGTTTGGTATAATCGTTTTTAAATTTTTAGATTATTAATGGTAATCTTTTAATGGCAACCTTGGCCTTGAGTTTATGTGAACCCCATTGCTTCATAATAGGAGCATCTTAAAGCATACATTTTGTAGTCTTGTACTCCAAAATTCTTTATGCCTGTTAGTATAAATTTTTATTACACTTGAGAACTATCTGTATAGTGATTCCCCTGGGTTCGTTGAAAAAGAATAGCTCACCATACTACTGTATCATTTACCTCTTTgctctctttttattttattgagaAGTAATTAGTTTTTGTTTGTCCCTGAAGTTAATGGTGGTTCATCATCAATACATATTGGAGGTGTTCTTTTAATACCTTTATTTTCTAATTAAGCCAGGTTGTTGCAGGTTGATCTGTTTTTCTACAGAGACCCTGAAGAAGCCAAGGaacaggaggaagaggaagcgccAGTTGCTCCCGAATTTGGTGCAGTTCCTGGTTATGGTGCTATGGTACCAAATGAACAATGGACTACTGAACAGTGGATGCCTGATGTGGGAGCTGTGCCTGCCGTCGTGCCTCTGGTTCCTGGGGTTGAGTGGACTGCTGCTCAAGGTTAGTCTCGGTAAttgtatgatatatttttttagaaaaactcGAACTCACGATGTGATGATATTTATACAACAAAGTTTATATTGACCTATGATAAGCTTTAATGAAATCTTCAGGTTATTCTCACCTGATTCCACAAAGGCTTACTACTTCCTCTAACCAGACATATAGGCAAATGATACTTAGGGTTTACCCTCCGCATCAAAGTAATGAAATATGGTGCATCCAGATTTGTTTCCCTTGTCATTACCTTTTTATCCAGATTTATTTTTAAAACCATTAACACAATAATTCAGGAACTATTATAATTTATCAGTTACATAGGGGTGGCCGAATTTTTTTCTGTCACTAATTGCAGCTTGACAGGATGTGATTACTTTCTTATTGAGGTCAGTGTAGTCCTTGTCATCACATTTATGAGGGTGTTAATCTTTTATTCTTGTAGTTTGTAGAGAACAATTATGTCCAGTATAAGATAATTTTGATATCGGAGCAACCGGTAGATCTTTAAGAGAGCAGTTCTCGGGGTGTATATTACCATGGCATTAAGGTTTAGTGTAATATGGCACATAAAATATTTACATGTGTACAAAGCATGTTAGTCAATCTGCGTTTTGTACCATTGCAAAAGAAACTATAGTGCAATTCTGTCTCTCAAGGAATGGATCTGACATGTTTGTCTTTCTTATCGACAGCTCCCATAGCTGCTGGGGGATGGGATGTGGCTGCTGCTCCACCTGCTGATGGTGCTGTTGCTTCTCCTCCATCTGGTTGGGAAACTGCTCCACCTGCTGCTTCCTCAGGCTGGGAATCATGAATGTGTCAAGTAGTTtcaatttttgtatttatttaggTAGCACTTTCAGTGCCTCTGGATGCTTGCTTTTCTCACCATTTTACTATCCACCTCTGAACCTGTTAACAGCTACTAgtgattttttttccttatatATTAAGGCCTAGCGATAGGCTAATTgcgagttaattatatattaatttctaTACTTGGATTCTATTAATATCATAGTTTTTGTATTTAAAagatttatattgagatttttttatttatacaagtgaaataaataattttatttattttaacatcGTTAAATGTATTGATGGAGAATATAatacattatattatatattggattgatatgaaaatgataattaaaaaataattttaatatttttttatttttaatatgtgagatattaaaattattttttatcggtAAAGTCATTTGAAACAtagagaatattaaaattatttttttatttatcatttttgtgtTGCTTACTATCATGTGGTGTATTGTTTGTCTTTTCATGGAAAGCATTGTATTTTGTCTTTTCATGGAAAGGATTGGTTACAGATGGCATGAATGTTTCAACCTTCAAAGGAGATAATGAAACTATTCGTTATGTAATGCTTTGCCTTTTTCGTGCAAAATATTATCGAAGAGAGCGAAAGATTAATCGCGCATTAGTTTTTGAAAATTAAGCATACATGTACTAACAATTTAATAGGATTTGTGACCTTATTTAGTCTACTAGTCAACCTATATTTCATCATCTAAATAGCATTCAAGCCTTTACATTTATTTTTTGGTTATCCGATGGACGCCTCGTATATGTCGTCAGCTCAGAAGGTTTCTACTGATGTCACTTCTCTCACACGAACTAATTTTGCCTTGTAAGATTGGCAAAAAGATAAAACAGGTTACAAAACATTTGATCGCAGGACAAATGATCTGAGGCAATATGTTGTTGTATGTAAAAGTTCAGCACAAGTGCTCCTGCAACACCATTGCAGAATCAAACAACATAGATGATGGACTCATAGAAATGAGTTTGGACGAAGTTAGCAATCATCTATTTTTATCTTGACAAAGCTAATGCCAAAGAAGAAATTGGTCACCATAAATCTAATTGTCATGCACATATTTGCATTCTACTCCAAAATAACACCTTCCTTGGCGATAGAAGCGACATGATTCTCTGTCTCTTATAGGATATTGCCTCTTCGGTGGAATCTGGTGGAAAGAATTCACACTAACCAAAGGTTGCATGTGATGGGAGGAGCATGCTCTCTGTTGAGGTAGTCGATACTGGTGATGACGGTGCAACTGGTGCATGTCCGGGAGATAATTCTGTTTATGCAATGTTCCACAAGTGATCTGATGATGCTGAAAGCCACCTGAAGTTTGCTTCGAACCTTGGTGAAAAGAGTTCTGATTCTCAGGCATGATAGGCTTATCAGACCTCATATTCAGATGTCGTCCAGGCCATTCTTCTAGATTTTCCTTGAAACTTGTTGCTTGTTTCGGATCATTTGATTCGACCGAATTTAGATTGTGCTGCAATGATCGTAGATGCTGAATCTTGTGCAGTTGAACAGCAAATGATTGATGCTTTGTAGTAGTTGGTTTATCAAACCTCATCCATAGATGAGGTCCAGGCCCACTTACTGGCATCTCTTTGAGGATTGTTTCCTGCATAAAATTCAAGTCGACTGAGTTTAGACTCTGCTGAGGTGGTTGTCCATGTTGAAGCTTATGTTGTTCAACAACAGCTGCTCGAAATGGATCAACTTGGCTGAGAATTCCCTTTTTTCCTACCGTTTTACTACTACTTTTCTTCTGAATCCTGTAATAACAAATGAACAAAAGATCAAGAAAATGCCATTAACTTAAAGAAAAAATGATTGACCAATAAGCTTCTTAAACAACATATaataataagaaataaatatctCAACTTAAAGATTACCATTCAATCTCTTGTAATTGAAATCTAACTTTTTCTAAGGTCATTTCAAGAGTAAAGGATTTACTCAATTGCTTGGTATGTAAACTATTTCTTTCCTAAATATCTCCTCAAGGAACCAGGATAAGAAGTTACAGAAAATGCAAGGTCATTTAGTTAATAGTCCTCTACATGAAAACTTCAGTTAAAATCTCAGGGGGGAAAAAAACTGAAGTCACAGGAAAAAAGAAACCTTCATTTAGTCAAATTTTTACCGGTCCAATCTGTCTTTTTTCAGCATCTTCTCCTGGATCCTATTATCTCGAGAAAATCGTGCAAAGGATCCTCTTGCATGTTTCTCCTGCAAAACTTTTCTCCTATTCTCTTCATCATCCCACCTCTGCAAATCAAGAAATTAGACCATCTGTTATAGCAACACTCGTGTTTCTTGTTATGTGCATTGGAGAACACCCACCTGCCTCATTGTCTTGAAACGGTAGAGGTTTCTTCCCTTGATAAGGAGGGGGTAGAGAAGAGGTAGTGTTTTTTCTCCTTTGCTCCATAGCACCTCAATCTACTCCCAGAATGACAGTGACATTCTCTTAGATGTTATGCAGTGGTTGATAAAGGTTAGAAACTTCTCTACTATGGTGTTTATATCATACTGTAAACGTGTGTTGCTGCTTGGCTGCGCCATAGCTTTCCTTCACAATCCTGCCGGCTACTAACCTTATACCACAAGGGGGACCTGTGGCACTTCTTGATGCAATGCTAAACCTGAAATAAAGTCGGGCAGAACGAACATATGAGTTAGATACGTAGAAATGGAGCATGAACAATGAAGAATCATTTTTAATAtttgagattttcaaaaatgatcaTGAGTATATATAGACATGTTACATTTCATATACATTCTGCTCAAACATCACCACATCCCCAGTGCAGGCATCACCTATAGATAGAGAAAGAAGCATTGATTGTTAATCAAATGTGTGCTTGATAGATCAGCAAAAAGATGCTGATATTGTTTTATTTAATCAAGTAACAATAGCCTTAAATCTTGTACCCACTTAGTTATGCTATCTTAGTTTATCGTTGTTTGCTTAGAATAATTAGAAGCCATTATACCACTAAATGTGCTTTATTTAATGCTTTACTGCACTGAAACATGAATCTTACCTTTGCAATTAACCACAAAGCTAGAAATCGGATACTTTCTTTCTCCACCACCGTCTTTGATCCTGCAATTGATTATGTAAGATAAAACAACTTAGAAGCGGACAACTGGTTCGTGTGTAATGCTTATGCTAATCGAAGATTGTTGACTCAACATTGTGTGCCAAATAATATGTTCTTTGGGTGACCAACCATCAGTTATAGGACATGGCACACATACACTTACTTTCCAACAAATTCTTAAGTTAATAGTGAAAGATATAatagttatattaaaatttacATACTCTAGGTGCTCTCTGATTCGCCCTATGAGGGTGTCCTTCTTTCCTGTTAACCTCAGCCCATATTTCCTCAGATAGACCTTGCACTGATCGACTTTAAGTTTCTCCATCTGGCCATCTGTCATCTCAAGAAGATCGACTAGACATTAGGTATTGTCTCAACAAAAGGAAGATAATAATTTATCCGAAATCATTTGTACATAAACAATTAgcacaatagagcaaatcttgatGACTCTTTGTTAACATAGAAGTAGTACGACTCAAGAGACATCTTTACGTGCAGAAATTTGCTGGGGCCAAAAGACAAAACTTGTTCCTTTTGAAGTCTTCAAGAATATCAAAATTACTATGGAAATTACCCAGGAaggaatatagaatatcaaagcaACAATGCGTTGGCATGAGTCCAAAGAAGTTCTTAAACAAGAAAAACTACAAATTGTTGAAACAGGGGTTTCAAACTGAATTAAAGAAAAATCTCAACATGACTAAACATGAAGGAGAAGCAAACAATTGTTAGATTGAAACCGCAACGAATGTTCAATCAACTATTTTCTCTTTATGTTATAAGAAAATTTCCCCCTTTTTTCTTTATTTCTACATAAAATATGCAATGGCAATTAGTGTCTCAAAATATAGAGGATGAAAACGGAACTGTCAAGAATATAAAACTATAGGCTTAAGCTTTCAGAcgcattgataaaaaaaatacaagaGGAACAGGAAGAAAAATATGTGGAATGGCATCCGACTGACCTTTGATAAGCTTCTCGACAACCTCGAAACATTTCCTATCCTTCGCGTCGAGCTCCGGAATCTCCACCATGGGGCAATCCGACCCATTTTCTCCATCCCCTTTTCTCGTTTTCCTGTATGTGCCAAAACCAGTTTCAACAGAGAAAAGAAACGGAGTCCACATTCATCTCTTTGATCGAACGAGACAAGAACCCCTACCGACACTTGGATTTCTCGAGAGAGATACTTGAAAGGGCCGATCGCGTCTCCTCCAGGACATCAAACGTAGGATCTTCCTCGGAATCATCCGTCCCGCACAAGTCGCAATCCAactttccctcttcttcctcctcctcctccgaagaACATTCATCTGCATCAACATCATTATTGTCTTCTTCATCTCGAGGACCCGCTACATCTTCCAATGGTTTGAGCTCACGAAGGGCGGCCATTGTATCGATGGTGGTCTTTCCTGTGTTTCCCTTTTAACtttggaggagagagagagagagagagaccgtcgGCAGAAACGAGGGTTTGAAATTTAAACGGGTTGGGTCTCTTTTGGGCCTATTTGGGCCAAATATGACTGCTAAAGTACTGGGCCAAACTATTGCTCCAACTCGCCGTCGCCCTCTTCCTGGACGCCCTCCGTATGAACCTCCCCTTCGGCGCCGGGCTGTCCTTCACCAGGCGGCTCGGCGTGGCTAAAGAGTGAGAGGAGGCGAAACTGCAGCTGGATCAGGGCCGGCGGGGCTTCGGGGCTCACGACGTGGGGGTTGTCGGGGTTGGGAGCGACGGCCCTGATGCGATAGAGGCCGAGGGCCACGGAGAGGGCTACGAGCCACGCCCATAGCGCGCCGGCGAGGGAGGCGGAAACCACGGCCGGCGCTTCCAACAGTTCCATTCCGGGAAGAAAAGCTGAGTTTTGGAAACAGCAACGCGAACGGTGAGCAGTAGATATAAGGGTGGAATAGCGAAACGTGGACCGTCGGATTCGGCACTCGTCGGATGGGGAAAGACGACGGGAATGGAGCGCCGGAGATGCAGCTTCGAAGAGACGCAACGAGGCGACGCGTgtaaggcggaggaggaggtggtggcggtGGAAGAGTTCGCCTCCCGTGTCTCGACCGAACCAGCATATAGGGAAAGGTCTCTTTACTATTAGTTCCTTGAGTGGAACCCGCTTCCGGGGCATCCAACGACTAATGAAAAGAGTCCTTTTACGCGTTTGATGACGAAGCCTGTAAGAAAGGGCATCTCATCGTCCACGTCAGATGGGGGCCACTGTAAACTTCCTATAGTGGACCGAGAAGGCAAGTTCATGTGGAGGCCCAACAAAGATACACATGAGTCCAACATCAACAAGTTCTtttaagaacaagaaaaatatattgaatTATAAAGGACATTTTAACTTAAAAACCTTGAGGGTTTAATCAAATAGCATCCCATACTTGATTTTTATctatggattttgtttttatCAATTTAATGAAAATATCCCTCCCTCCATTAGTAGCCTCtaatcatcatcgtcgtcgtcgtcatcccgGCACTaccctctcctcttttctctttccTCCATTATCATTTTTCTTTTCATTCCTTCTTCTCTCTACTCACTAAGGCTTTCGACAAGCAAAAAGAGATGAGGAAAGAAAAAGGCACGAGTGATGTTAGTCACTCGTGATGGGAGCAAGAGACAACGAACAATATTGTTTGTGATGGTAACAAGAGATAACAGCAACAACAGTcaaagataatatttatgatcGAAAATTATTAATAGagagaaagatatttttattaaattaataaaaaataaatattcgatgtaaaaaaagaggataaaatggctaattataaatataatccttATTAACtatgaaaaatatatttactaaaatatttataaaatcttTACCTATCTTTATTAATTATGAATAACAGTCTTTTCAGATGGGATGACGGTTTATCGAAGGCCTATGAAGCTACGCTGTTGGAGGAGGCTACAAGAAAACAAAGGCGATGCCAACATGAGACTAAAGCCAAAGGCTATGGTCAATCTGATCCAAACGAGGAGAAAGGTGGGAGTGTGAGTTGTATTTGTCaaggggaaagagagagagagagagagaggttagaaGTAATTTATTGACGAAGGAAAATTTGCAACAATCATATATTCCAGCTACATCTAATTTTTCTTTTCCTATGATTTTTTTGTGTAGCATAATTTTTTAATCAAgtcaagaaaattaaaatatattttcttatccATCTTCATGTCTTCAGCTACCCCACTTCACACCATAAAGTCTCCCATAACTAtgtttatattatattaaatattttttattatgtttgCTCTAAGTGATATGATTATTGTTTTGGCTACCCCTTCTCTTGGACACGTTGTTCAATCTAAATAATTCATCATTGAAAACATTTAATCTCTTATAATCGAATGTATAATGAGGGTTTTAAAAATTAATACTAGagctcctattaacttaatccacATACAAATCTTACCAAATAAAAGTATTAAGAGTGAAATCAATGAATCAAACATTCTTCGTATTTTATCATATTAAGTCAATTTCAATTTTTTGACCGCATCCcccaaaaataataatacaataatattcaaaataaaatattatattgagtCGATGGTTACAATTGACTCTTTGACTTCTCGTCCTATTTTCTTTAGATCAATCTAATAAATAACTAATGCTCACTAtatgtatattatttttaatgaatagatcatatataaataaacatataaaatatGATGGTTTCTAGAGATTCCaacatttgaaattatatattattattatttaaaatgcaTTATTGAGTCCATGCTTGTTGGCAATGGAAGAGCACCGAACCAATTCACCAAACAAATGCTCTTGTCATCTTCCACAAGCCAACTTGGGTGGTGGTGCATTCCTCCCACCGCCATCAAGCGGTCCCCCATTCTTCATATGTCTTCCACATAAAAGCATGAATGGATTCTCAATCTCCTCCTTCCTTCCTTATCTCTTCctccccccatgatcatcatcagAACACACGCAAGAAACAAAGAAGCAAGAAATGCACTGAACTCAATTAACTAGGTGCATTTAGGACCTTAGGTGCTAGCCACACTTTCTAGCCAATTAGGTACATGAAGTCAAATGATTGATCGGTCTGACCAAGAATTGCATCAAACATTTATTTATAGCTCTGCTCAACATTACAAAACGATCCATctcatcaaataataataataattagaattAGAATGTAATTTTATTGTCAAAATGatcataacaataacaacaatataGTGCTAGTCATCTATTTATTATATAGCAATAtaattcgatatatatatatttctttctaTGTTTATTCATCCCTCTGTCTAATCAAAAGAACATCCAAATCCAATCAAGAAAGGGGCAGTGTAGAAGAGAACGGCGTAGGGAGTAAGCACAACAGACGCATGTAGCCAATGAATAGAGTGAGTGAGAGAAGGGAACACGTAGTGTTTAGATTGGATGGGCCCCTCATTCTGTGGTGCCCACTCGAACCTTACGGTGGTGAGTCACATGGACTCCAGCTCTGGGGTCCACTATCAGTAAGTGATGATGGTCCCCTTCCCTTGTGCTTTCTCCCTTCCAAGACAAGCCCACAGTAATGGGTCCTCAACTACTTGCTTACATAGATAGCTCTATGTAATATAATATTAGTATGTTATGTGAATTTATTGTGTTCATAGCATAGTGAAGAAAATTATTTTATCCGGATCAATATTTCTGATAACACAAGATCCATGAGCTTGTTCGGTTTCACACCATTTCCAATAAAATCTAGCAAAACTTGTTTCGATCGGATCGTGACCGACCGATCGACGGATCGAATTTGCATTTGGTTGGATTCAGGTTTTTTTTTGTGTTGTAACATGTAATACTGTCATTTTAAATAAACTAAGTTGTGGAATTATTTTCTCCATTTGTTTTCACTTAGTATAAGTAAATGGGTTTGTGGTGTGATTGGAGAAGCAACATGGTTGGTTCCCATGAACTTGTAATTTCCAAGTTTCCCCAATAATTCTTTTGCAATATATAGCCATAATCACAGCATATTAATGGTATTATTTAGTTGATTGAAGAATATATGTTATTAATGTCACTAAATCAGTTCTACATTCTTAGGTTGATGTCCCAAAGGCATtctagcatctctctctctctgtatactAGAGAGAAAtggaatatataaatatatgtttggAACATTAGGACTCTTATATTCACATGAGAATGCATTGGGTTTGATCTTCCTAAATTATCTTGATTATTGACTTTCTCACTTCAGACtgttcactttcttttctttgtgaATTGTCTTTTGATAAGTCCTTTGCattctaaattattataagattctcAATTCATATGCTTTTTTTCTACCAGCAAGTTTTGTGCTATGGAAGGAGAATATATTCTGACATGCAAAAAGGTATGCTTAAATCTTTAGTTGATGTGAAATATGATGACACCAGTAGGAGTCTCCCATGGATACAGCACTTTTCATTTCTATGTCATGATGTTTGGCATCACAAAAGATTTTGAAGGCAAACCTTTTATGTAGCATTATTCAATATAAAAGAATGAAATAAGTAAAAACCATGTCTATGAACAGCTCAACTTTCTTGCTGAATGAAACAGAAATCTTACATAAAAATAAGAGTAATACCACACAATCAGACTTAAAAGTTTTCTAATCGACAACATTAGTTTGCTTATCGACGAATACTTGAAGTCACCAAACTGAAGGATCCAACAATTACATAAGATCTATACTGCTAAATCCAAATTAACCACTTGTACAATTTTCACTTTGTGAAAATGGCACATTGTAGATTCTTAGGATCATGAGCCAATCATTTTACCCTCACTCAGATGCTAAAACATCAAGAGAATTGAGGATGCTTGCACATTGCTGACTGCAGAAACAGTAGCAAATGCAAcaatgtcttttagtatttataGCAACCCCATGAGGCCTTGTTTAGTTGCCTTCCAGGACTAGGAAACTGCCTTGTACTTTAGTCACCATTGAGAGACATGAGGAGCCACTCCTGCTTCAAGCACACCGTCAACAGAAGCGTGGAGGTGGAGAAGCCAAACCACAAAGAAGAAACGCATCTCTCCGGTGCGTACATTCGTAGTCTTGTCAAGCAACTGAGCTCCTCGAGGTCCAGAGCTTCAACAGATCCATCGTCAGCGAAAGAGGAGGTTGTAGGTGGTGTTTTCCAAGATCTTGACAGCCATGGTGAGCACCTTCATGGagcacagcaacaacaacaattaCCAAGGTCAAGGCCACCAAAGAAACAAGTGAGAAGAAGACTCCACACAACCAGGCCTTACCAAGAAAGATTGTTCAACATGGCAGAAGCTCGAAGAGAGATTGTAGCTGCCCTCAGATTGCACAGAGCTGCCATTAAACAAGCAAATGAACATCAGCAACAACAACAGAACTCGGCACCAGTATCAAATTTCAACCTCTCTGCACCGCCCTCGAAAGAAACATCGAATGAGCTGATGGGTTCTGTGAGGAACGCTACAAATCATCTGCCGAATTACAACTTTACTAACTACTTGCATGGCACTCCTTTCTCGCCCATTActttcccttcttccttctcgtGGGCTTGTCCATCGATGACACCTTTGTCCATCTCTGATAACCTGAATTTTCCTTTGCCTGATCAGCCATTAGGCCTAAACCTCAACCTTCAAAGTTTCAAGGATATCGACATTTCCTTGCGCCACAACCACCGCAATCAACAACCAATTGAATCATCACAAGCTTCATCATCGTCTTGTTCTTATTCTCCTCCTAGTGCCATGTTGGGTATAGAATTACCGGCTGTCTCAAACAATTCCAAACAAGCCTCTCAAGTTCGATTGGACCCTGCATCCATGCCGCTGCACCTGGCGATGGATGATGAAGAGATGGCAGAGATACATTCAATTGGGGAACAACACGACATGGAGTGGAATGATAAAGTGAATTTGGCAACAACAGCATGGTGGAGTAAATTCCTGAAAAGCATGGAAGGTGGCCTAGAGGAGAGAGAGGGTGGAGTCGGTGCAGATAGGCTTCATGTGTTTGATGAGTTCCTAGATATACCATCTTGGATAAATGATGGTGTCGAAGGGAATACAAAGGAGACTTCCTCTTCTCAGCAAGATTTGGATGACAATTTTCAAGTGGAGGATTATTTGCAAGATACATCCTTGGCAAGGTAAGTGAAAAAATTGATGTTTCCAAAGGTTTAGATCAGTT encodes the following:
- the LOC103995838 gene encoding uncharacterized protein LOC103995838; amino-acid sequence: MRSHSCFKHTVNRSVEVEKPNHKEETHLSGAYIRSLVKQLSSSRSRASTDPSSAKEEVVGGVFQDLDSHGEHLHGAQQQQQLPRSRPPKKQVRRRLHTTRPYQERLFNMAEARREIVAALRLHRAAIKQANEHQQQQQNSAPVSNFNLSAPPSKETSNELMGSVRNATNHLPNYNFTNYLHGTPFSPITFPSSFSWACPSMTPLSISDNLNFPLPDQPLGLNLNLQSFKDIDISLRHNHRNQQPIESSQASSSSCSYSPPSAMLGIELPAVSNNSKQASQVRLDPASMPLHLAMDDEEMAEIHSIGEQHDMEWNDKVNLATTAWWSKFLKSMEGGLEEREGGVGADRLHVFDEFLDIPSWINDGVEGNTKETSSSQQDLDDNFQVEDYLQDTSLASLDIGEIGYW